The Streptomyces sp. NBC_00597 DNA segment CGTCGGGCTTGTCCATCTGCCCGAGGAACTGGCGGGCGTACGACGAGAGCGACTCGACGTAGCGGCGCTGCCCCTCGGCGAAGATCGTGTCGAAGGCCAGGGAGGACTTGCCCGACCCGGAGAGTCCGGTGAAGACGATGAGTGAGTCGCGGGGCAGGTCGAGCGAGACGTTCTTGAGGTTGTGCTCGCGAGCGCCACGAACGATGAGACGGTCGGTCACGCCGGTCCGCACCTTTCTTGAGAGAGCGGGGGCACGAGCCCCGGACTGTCCAGGGTATGGGGGGCGCCTCTGCGATGGAGAAGAGCTTGGACTTCGAGCGTATAGCACGCGCATTCGATTTACGGCACTCCGCAGACGGGTTCACCCGTTCGTGTGGGCAGGGCCCGGCGGCACTAGGCTCGGACCCATGACTGATCATGTGCACGACCTGCAATCTGTACGTGAAGCCACGGACCGACTGCTGACCGCGGTCGCGAAACTGGACAACGCCGCCCTCGCCGAGGAGTCACACCTCCCCGGCTGGACCCGCGGCCATGTGCTGGCCCACCTGGCGCGCAACGCCGACGCCCTCGTCAACGTCTTCGCGGGCCGCCCCATGTACGAGAGCGCCGAGGCCCGCGACTCCGACATCGAGCGCGACGCCCCGCGCGCCCTGGAGGTCCAGCTCGCCGACCTGCGCGAGACGCACGCCGGCTTCCTGGCCCAGACCTCGCAGGACCAGGACTGGTCGCGCACCGTCGAGCTGCGCAACGGGGTCACCGACCTCGCCGCCAACGTGCCGTTCCGCCGTCTCGTCGAGGTCGAGCTGCACCACGTCGACCTGAACATCGGCTACGAGCTCTCCGACCTCCCGGAGGAGTTCACCGCCCGCGAGATCGCCTTCCTCGCCGACCGCTGGTCCGGGAACCCCTCGGTGCCCCCGGTCACCCTCCAGGCCGAGGGCGACGGCAACGGCACCACCTGGCACACCGGCGGGACCGGGGGCGGCCCGATCACCCTGGTCGGCACCGGAGCCGAGCTGCTCGGCTGGCTGGCCGGGCGCGCGGACAAGGGCGCGCACCTCACCGTCGTCGGCGGCCTCCTCCCGGCCCTTCCCCCGCTCTAGGATCAGCACATGACGTACAGCGGAGCAGTCAAGGTCGGCGGTCCGGCCGACGTGCACGAACTCCCGGACCTGATGATTTCCAAGGTCGCGGTGGGTCCCATGGACAACAACGCGTACCTGCTGCGCTGCCGGGCCACCGACGAGCAGCTGCTGATCGACGCGGCCGCCGAGCCGGAGACCCTGCTGCACCTGATCGGTGACGACGGCATCGCGTCCGTCGTCACCACCCACCGGCACGGCGACCACTGGGGCGCGCTCCAGGCCGTGGTCGAGGCGACCGGCGCACGCACGTACGCGGGCGCCGACGACGTGGAGGGCATCCCGGTGGCGACCGACGTGCCCGTGGCGGACGGGGACGTGATCCGGGTCGGCCGGGTCACCCTGACCGCCCGCCACCTCGTCGGACACACCCCGGGGTCGATCGCGCTGGTCTACGACGACCCGCACGGGCACCCGCACGTGTTCACCGGCGACTGCCTCTTCCCGGGCGGCGTCGGCAACACCGGGGGCGACGCGAAGGCCTTCGCCAGCCTCATCGACGACGTGCAGCACAAGATCTTCGAGCAGCTGCCGGACGAGGCCTGGGTCTACCCGGGGCACGGCAACGACACCACGCTCGGCGCGGAGCGGCCGCACCTGGCCGAATGGCGCGAGCGCGGCTGGTAACGCACGCCCGGTCCTGGTCAACACCGCGACAGGAAGCACTCCTTCCGGTCGAAGATGACCGAACGCACGTCCTGGGGGTGTGGGGCGGGGTAGTTGCTGCACCATGCAACGAGACCCCTCCCCCGCCCTCCCCCGTTCCGCGGTTCCTCCCCGCCCGCCCTCGATGCTGCGGATCGCTTGGGCCTCGCTCGCCGGAACCGCCATCGAGTTCTACGACTTCTTCGTCTACGGCACGGCCGCGGCCCTCGTGCTCGGCCCGCTCTTCTTCCCGTCGTTCTCCCCGCTCGCCGGCACCCTCGCCGCCTTCGCCACCTTCGGCGTCGGCTTCTTGGCCCGCCCGCTGGGTTCCGTGGTCTTCGGCCACATCGGCGACCGCTATGGCCGGCGCCCGGTCCTGCTCGGCTCCCTGCTGCTGACCGGCCTCGCCACGGTGGCGGTCGGCTGCGTGCCCACGTACGCGACCATCGGCATGGCGGCGCCCCTGCTGCTGCTCGTGCTGCGCTTCCTCCAGGGCCTCGGCCTCGGCGGCGAGTGGGGCGGCGCGGTCCTGCTGACCGCCGAGCACGCCCCCGAGCAGCGGCGCGGACTGTGGGCGAGCTTCCCGCAGGCCGGTCCGGCGGTGGGCTTCCTGCTGGCCAACGGCATCACCCTCACCCTGTCCGCGACTCTGACCGACGGCCAGTTCGCCGCCTGGGGCTGGCGCGTACCGTTCTGGGCGGCGGGCGTGCTGGCCCTCGCCGGCCTGTGGCTGCGCCGCTCGGTGGAGGAGACCCCGCAGTTCCGCGCGCTCGCCGAGACCGGCCGGCGCTCCGACGCCCCGCTGTCCGAGGTGGTGCGCGGGCACTGGCGGCTGCTCCTGCTGACCGGCGGGGCGCTGTCCACCGGCTACGCGGTCTTCTACGCGGTCACCACCTGGTCCCTCGCGTACGCCACGGAGCACCTCCGGGTGGACCGCACGGTGATGCTGGCCTGCATCATGGCGGCCGTCGCGCTCAAG contains these protein-coding regions:
- a CDS encoding maleylpyruvate isomerase family mycothiol-dependent enzyme: MTDHVHDLQSVREATDRLLTAVAKLDNAALAEESHLPGWTRGHVLAHLARNADALVNVFAGRPMYESAEARDSDIERDAPRALEVQLADLRETHAGFLAQTSQDQDWSRTVELRNGVTDLAANVPFRRLVEVELHHVDLNIGYELSDLPEEFTAREIAFLADRWSGNPSVPPVTLQAEGDGNGTTWHTGGTGGGPITLVGTGAELLGWLAGRADKGAHLTVVGGLLPALPPL
- a CDS encoding MBL fold metallo-hydrolase, which codes for MTYSGAVKVGGPADVHELPDLMISKVAVGPMDNNAYLLRCRATDEQLLIDAAAEPETLLHLIGDDGIASVVTTHRHGDHWGALQAVVEATGARTYAGADDVEGIPVATDVPVADGDVIRVGRVTLTARHLVGHTPGSIALVYDDPHGHPHVFTGDCLFPGGVGNTGGDAKAFASLIDDVQHKIFEQLPDEAWVYPGHGNDTTLGAERPHLAEWRERGW
- a CDS encoding MFS transporter, producing MQRDPSPALPRSAVPPRPPSMLRIAWASLAGTAIEFYDFFVYGTAAALVLGPLFFPSFSPLAGTLAAFATFGVGFLARPLGSVVFGHIGDRYGRRPVLLGSLLLTGLATVAVGCVPTYATIGMAAPLLLLVLRFLQGLGLGGEWGGAVLLTAEHAPEQRRGLWASFPQAGPAVGFLLANGITLTLSATLTDGQFAAWGWRVPFWAAGVLALAGLWLRRSVEETPQFRALAETGRRSDAPLSEVVRGHWRLLLLTGGALSTGYAVFYAVTTWSLAYATEHLRVDRTVMLACIMAAVALKGLMTPVVAVLGDRHGRKPLCLVGSAMCLVWMFPFVALLRTADPLLMTLGCLGGLLGMVTMFAVVGAYLPELYAPRIRCTGAAVGYNLGGVLGGGLTPIVATALADGSGPPWGVAVYLTAVAVLGLVCFVLLPETNPTLVRARTGLGSKSGPDAGTGAAEAAAPA